One Streptomyces drozdowiczii DNA segment encodes these proteins:
- a CDS encoding TetR/AcrR family transcriptional regulator — translation MGLREMKKLKVRQAIQRETLRLFEERGYRATTVEEIAAAAEVSTTTFYRYYSSKEDVILSGVYDRGPEAAASPDAHPLHFADGGLPEGGSLLAGLRVMLAGVRESGAFDEGRAELLTRLRMINRVPELRALNAQRTQEGLRELARLLAARDGTDPDAPEGYRTRVLAAAIGGAVAETLRFWVDQDGEPDLDDLFARTLDLLAPAVEQASR, via the coding sequence GTGGGGCTGCGGGAGATGAAGAAACTCAAGGTCAGACAGGCGATCCAGCGGGAGACGCTGCGCCTGTTCGAGGAACGCGGATACCGGGCGACGACGGTCGAGGAGATCGCCGCCGCGGCGGAGGTGTCCACGACGACCTTCTACCGCTACTACTCCTCCAAGGAGGACGTGATCCTGTCCGGGGTCTACGACCGCGGGCCGGAGGCGGCGGCGTCCCCCGACGCGCACCCGCTCCACTTCGCGGACGGCGGTCTGCCCGAGGGCGGTTCCCTGCTGGCCGGGCTGCGGGTCATGCTGGCCGGTGTTCGCGAGAGCGGGGCCTTCGACGAGGGCCGTGCGGAGCTGCTGACCCGGTTGCGCATGATCAACCGGGTGCCGGAGCTGCGGGCCCTCAACGCCCAGCGCACCCAGGAGGGGCTGCGGGAGCTGGCCCGGTTGCTGGCGGCCCGGGACGGGACGGACCCCGACGCGCCGGAGGGGTACCGGACGCGGGTGCTGGCGGCGGCGATCGGGGGCGCGGTGGCCGAGACCCTGCGCTTCTGGGTGGACCAGGACGGGGAGCCGGATCTGGACGACCTCTTCGCCCGGACCCTGGACCTGTTGGCTCCCGCGGTGGAGCAGGCATCGCGCTGA
- a CDS encoding cytochrome P450 — protein MTQIQDLPRLPFDRDPDDVNGIAPKFRSLRTESPVVRVTTSAGDEAWLVTRYGEVKQLLNDSRLGRSHHAPETASRVANAAVLTGPLGKPEDEVPTRTKLRRLLAPAFSARRVQKLQGGVQQLIDQLLDNLEKGPNPGDFHEALSFPLPVLVICQLLGVPGEDREEFRRMSAGATSLTDVEKAKASWGELHGYMRSLIEVKRRTPGEDVFSDLVAVQEKEGLADDEIARMAAGLLFAGHETTVTRLDLGTLLLLTHPEERKKLQADPKGLVQGAVEEILRMAAPSTQDVLPRYTHDDIEIAGTTIPKGDLVMLAFTATNRDPDIFSDPNVFDITRDSTQHLAFGHGPRFCLGSGLARLELQALFSTLFVRFPDLRLAVDPAELQFRDDTLTGGLASLPVTW, from the coding sequence GTGACCCAGATCCAGGACCTGCCGCGTCTTCCCTTCGACCGTGATCCCGACGATGTCAACGGCATCGCGCCGAAGTTCCGCTCGCTGCGCACCGAGTCGCCGGTGGTCCGCGTGACCACCTCGGCCGGCGACGAGGCCTGGCTCGTCACCCGTTACGGCGAGGTCAAGCAGCTCCTCAACGACTCCCGGCTGGGCCGCTCCCACCACGCGCCGGAGACGGCCTCCCGGGTGGCCAACGCCGCCGTGCTGACCGGCCCGCTGGGCAAGCCCGAGGACGAGGTGCCCACCCGTACGAAGCTGCGCCGGCTGCTGGCCCCGGCCTTCTCGGCGCGCCGGGTGCAGAAGCTCCAGGGCGGCGTCCAGCAGCTCATCGACCAGCTGCTGGACAACCTGGAGAAGGGCCCGAACCCCGGGGACTTCCACGAGGCGCTGTCCTTCCCGCTGCCCGTGCTGGTCATCTGCCAGCTGCTGGGCGTGCCCGGCGAGGACCGGGAGGAGTTCCGCCGGATGTCGGCGGGTGCCACCAGCCTGACGGACGTGGAGAAGGCCAAGGCGTCCTGGGGCGAGCTGCACGGCTACATGCGCAGCCTCATCGAGGTGAAGCGCAGGACCCCGGGCGAGGACGTGTTCTCGGACCTCGTCGCCGTACAGGAGAAGGAGGGCCTGGCGGACGACGAGATCGCGCGGATGGCCGCCGGTCTGCTGTTCGCCGGGCACGAGACCACGGTGACCCGGCTGGACCTCGGGACGCTGCTGCTGCTCACCCACCCCGAGGAGCGCAAGAAGCTCCAGGCGGACCCGAAGGGCCTCGTGCAGGGCGCGGTCGAGGAGATCCTGCGGATGGCGGCGCCGTCCACGCAGGACGTGCTGCCCCGCTACACGCACGACGACATCGAGATCGCCGGTACCACCATTCCCAAGGGCGACCTGGTGATGCTGGCGTTCACGGCCACCAACCGCGACCCGGACATCTTCTCCGACCCGAACGTCTTCGACATCACCCGGGACAGCACGCAGCACCTGGCCTTCGGTCACGGTCCGCGCTTCTGCCTCGGTTCGGGTCTGGCCCGGCTGGAGCTCCAGGCGCTGTTCTCCACGCTGTTCGTCCGGTTCCCGGACCTGCGGCTGGCGGTGGACCCGGCGGAGCTGCAGTTCCGTGACGACACCCTGACGGGTGGTCTGGCCTCGCTGCCGGTCACCTGGTAG
- a CDS encoding DHA2 family efflux MFS transporter permease subunit gives MSKLRGNPWAVLMTLGLGFFMTLLDLTIVNIAIPDMMERLGSSLDEALWVVSAYALVLAVTLITFGRLGDLRGPRTLFASGVVLFTLASVACGLAVDPGMLIATRAVQGLGAAMMVPQTMVMIIAVFPADRRGAAMGVWGSIAGVATISGPTLGGLIVSTVGWRWIFFINVPVGIAVLVLTFLLVPDIRPARSHKFDIVGVLIATVALFCLSFGLQEGERYDWNAGIVALIVGGVALLGVFVLYQRRKQDDEPLVPFALFKDRNFTVMTVIVALISMALLGLVLPVNIYLQSVLGMSAVQAGLTLAPSPLLSMMTAPFAGRMSDKIGGKNVLLFGLVVYGTGISLVLAVAAVDSHWYTFTLPMAVVGLGTGCLLAPMATEAMRNVPPRLAGAASGVNNTIRQIGSVLGASVVGAVLQSRLATTLHEEAATRSSGLPAQSREGFVDAFSSGASPDAGTIKELAQGLPTAAARQLAAAAEAVYDHGFVTTMHSTLILPLGAIVGSVLLCLAAKNHRSAQKAAAAEPVTPPQPEPSR, from the coding sequence GTGAGTAAGTTGCGCGGGAACCCGTGGGCGGTCTTGATGACGCTCGGTCTCGGGTTCTTCATGACACTGCTGGACCTGACGATCGTGAACATCGCGATCCCCGACATGATGGAGAGACTCGGTTCCTCCCTTGACGAGGCCCTGTGGGTGGTCAGTGCCTATGCGCTCGTCCTCGCTGTCACCCTGATCACCTTCGGCCGCCTCGGTGACCTCCGCGGCCCCCGTACCCTGTTCGCCTCGGGCGTCGTGCTGTTCACCCTGGCCAGCGTCGCCTGCGGTCTCGCCGTCGACCCCGGCATGCTCATCGCCACCCGTGCGGTGCAGGGCCTGGGCGCGGCCATGATGGTGCCTCAGACCATGGTGATGATCATCGCGGTGTTCCCGGCGGACCGGCGCGGTGCGGCCATGGGCGTCTGGGGTTCCATCGCCGGCGTCGCCACCATCTCCGGGCCGACGCTCGGCGGGCTGATCGTCAGCACCGTCGGCTGGCGCTGGATCTTCTTCATCAACGTGCCCGTCGGCATCGCCGTGCTCGTGCTGACCTTCCTGCTCGTGCCCGACATCCGCCCGGCCCGCAGCCACAAGTTCGACATCGTGGGCGTTCTCATCGCCACCGTCGCGCTGTTCTGCCTGAGCTTCGGTCTTCAGGAGGGCGAACGCTACGACTGGAACGCGGGCATCGTGGCCCTGATCGTCGGCGGAGTGGCCCTGCTCGGCGTGTTCGTGCTCTACCAGCGCCGCAAGCAGGACGACGAGCCGCTCGTACCGTTCGCGCTCTTCAAGGACCGGAACTTCACCGTGATGACCGTGATCGTCGCGCTCATCTCGATGGCCCTGCTCGGTCTGGTGCTGCCGGTGAACATCTACCTTCAGTCCGTGCTCGGCATGTCCGCCGTGCAGGCAGGTCTGACCCTCGCCCCCTCGCCGCTGCTGTCGATGATGACCGCCCCGTTCGCGGGCCGCATGTCCGACAAGATCGGCGGCAAGAACGTGCTGCTGTTCGGCCTCGTCGTCTACGGCACCGGCATCTCGCTGGTCCTCGCCGTCGCCGCGGTGGACAGCCACTGGTACACCTTCACGCTGCCGATGGCCGTGGTGGGCCTGGGCACCGGCTGCCTGCTCGCGCCGATGGCCACCGAGGCCATGCGCAACGTACCGCCGCGCCTGGCGGGCGCCGCCTCCGGCGTCAACAACACCATCCGTCAGATCGGCTCGGTCCTCGGCGCTTCCGTCGTCGGCGCCGTCCTGCAGAGCCGGCTCGCCACCACCCTCCACGAGGAGGCCGCCACCCGCTCCTCCGGGCTGCCCGCCCAGAGCCGCGAAGGCTTCGTCGACGCCTTCTCCTCCGGCGCGAGCCCCGACGCCGGCACGATCAAGGAACTCGCCCAGGGCCTGCCGACGGCCGCCGCCCGGCAACTCGCCGCCGCGGCCGAGGCCGTCTACGACCACGGGTTCGTCACCACCATGCACAGCACGCTGATCCTGCCGCTCGGCGCCATCGTCGGCTCCGTGCTGCTCTGCCTGGCGGCCAAGAACCACCGCTCGGCCCAGAAGGCCGCCGCGGCCGAGCCGGTGACTCCGCCGCAGCCCGAGCCCTCCCGCTGA